TGTAATAcctaattaaacattttaggTACAAGTAATTAGTTTTGACCCAATACCATGCTCACATGTTGGTATTCCATATGCAACCAAATTCTCATAAATGTAAGTGGGTTTAGATGTAGATTTAACATTTATTGGTGGTTTTGTTTccaaacaaaaaatgtgttttatgaacCGCTTTCGCGTCCACTTTCTTGTCATGTCTTCTGATGAAGTTGGAGAAATGTTGAGTTCTTATCACCTTAAAATTACTTAATTCATTCTACTATTGGCTATTGGTACATGTTATCAATGAGCACTCATACTCTTTCAAAAATCTGCTATGGTGCGTCCCTAAAATGTTTCACTaattatgtatgtttgtgtggatAAGTTTgcttacacttttttttttttttttttcctgtctgtaGGTGCTAAAGTAAACAGGGCCACAGCAAATAATGACCACACAGTGGTCTCTCTCGCCTGCGCTGGAGGTCACCTGGCGGTGGTGGAACTACTGCTGGCTCATGGAGCCGACCCCACTCACAGACTGAAGGTAACTTGCACTTCTAGGCCATAGCCTTGATTTCTCACTTGGCCCTGGATGTTTTGGGGATGTTCTGTGTAGCAAGATTAGATTAAAACAAGAGACTACGTTGTAAAATGAAAAGATTAATTTCTGcttatttattctttctttttttttttacaggatggCTCTACCATGTTGATTGAAGCTGCTAAGGGTGGCCACACTAATGTGGTTTCTTACCTGCTCGACTACCCAAACAACATCCTGTCTGTCCCCACCCCAGACCTGTCACAGCTCACACCCCCCTCCCATGATACGTCACAGGTGTGCACACATCAGACATGCATTTCTCTGTGAAAAATGTTGCTTTAGAATTGTTTTTGTgcctgtttgagtgtgtgtgtgtgtgtgtgtgtgcgcgcgcggcacaaacatttttttgtttgctcgGTTTTTCACAGGCTCCACGAGTCCCATTCCAAGCCCTGGCCATGGTGGTTCCCCCACAGGAACCAGACAGAGTACCTTCCAGCATTGCCACCCCACCACCCGTTGCAAGCAAAGGTTAGTTACATTTGCATGTTTATGTGTAAATACTTAACTATGGAAGCCcttttagtaatttttttctacactCAGTTTATAGGCGTAAATTTACATATATACTTGTAAATGATGATTTATCCTACTCTGATTCTCCTTCCCCCTATCCAAAATATTACGgcttgtaaaataaaatagtgtAGCAAGATtagaagtggaaaaacacacaggaaAGTGGTTAacttgttgattttttttctttgacagaTATGGGGGGATTTAGCTccatatttgaaataatttaccCCTTATAATAACACATCCTTTGTGTCTTGCTTCTATGAAATATAATGAATGTATATTTGAACCCTGGATTATGTATACACGTTTTAATTAAGTTTAGGCTCACTATCTCTCTCTAacccccctctttttttggCTACCAGGTGTGTCCAAGCAGAGGCTGAGCCCTCTGCAGAGTGGCACAGTCACGCCTGGTGGGCTAGATGCCGACCTGCTGCCCCCGTTTCACTCGTACCAGCCACTGGAGTGCATTGTGGAGGAGACGGAGGGCAAGCTGAACGAGCTGGGCCAGCGAATCAGCGCCATTGAGAAGGCCCAGCTCCAGTCTCTTGAGCTCATCCAGGGTGAGCCGCTCACCAAAGACAAGATTGAGGAGCTGAAGAAGAGCCGAGAGGAGCAggtgcagaagaagaagaagatcctCAAAGAGCTGCAGAAGGTGGAGCGCCAGCTGCAGCTCAAGACCCAGCAGCAGTTCACCAAAGAGTACATGGAGGCCAAGGGGCTAAAAGAAGAGACGGGGCTGGCGGCAGGGGTGGAGCTGCCCAGCACGCCCCTGCCCCTGTCAGCCACACAGCTGGGCTCCGACACGGATGGTGAGGGCAACAATGAGGGCGATCAGCATCTGCCTGCCGAGGAAGGCGACGATGAagaggatgacgaggaggaagatgaggatgacGAGGACGCCGACTACGCCAAGCTTCCACAGGTGGACACAATCCTGTACAGAGAGACGTCTCAACCCCCACCCCCGCCACCGCCTCAGGCACATATGCTGCAGGGACCCCCGGCCCCGCCACTGCAGACCACAGGCTTTGTGCCCATCCAGCCTCTGGCCAGTCAGCAGTCCACCGACTTCAGCAGCGCTGAGTACCCTGGCAGTGCCAGCCCCGACCTGCAGAGGGTGATGCTGGGACCACCTCTACAGGGTCTGGGGCTGGGCCAGGGCCTCCTCACCCAGGCCAACGACAGCCTCATGGTGGCTACGCCCGCACAGACGCTGACTGAGACACTGGATGACATCATGGCAGGTGTGTGAACACAAAGATGTTCCCTGAGCAGTGCAAATAAAACCTTTCAGTCAGATTTATATAGTCACGGTAGAGATGGTTTTGAAACGTGAAAAACTGGCAAAAACCAGTCAGGTTTTCGCactgaaaattaaataaagaatttaaataGGCATAGATGATTCAGTAGATCCCGTTATAGATCAATTTACATCACAATTTCCAAAAATCATTACAGAATCttaataaatatgtacaaatatatacaactatGTCCAAAATACACATATTCGTTTACCTCAATAATTTTCACTTTTACCCATTTTCTATAACTTTTATTATGAAGGCAGACAGGTATAGAATTATGTGGACCAGCAACCATTTTGCAAGcaaaataatcatttacatttacgacatttatcagacacccttatcatgacttacaatcagtagttacgggtaCAGTCCCCCAGGAGTCCGGTGTAACTATAACCCTCCTTCTCCTACTGTCTTTTTACAGCAGTGAGCAGCCGAGTGCCTATGTTGACCACTACAACCTCACCCTCACCTCAGCCCTCTTCTCAGACGCCCATAAGCGCCGTTTCCCCACCCTCCATGCTGCCGCTCTACCCCTCCGTTGACATTGATGCCCATGTAAGCTTTTGCTCATCCACACAGTGGGGGGAATTAAAATACACCCTCTGCCTTCACTGCCCCAGTAATATTTCCACTGTATGTAAACATCTTTAAGGTGTACGGAAGAGTTAAGAGAATTTGCCAAATTTGTAATTTAAGGTGTTTTTATGTTGCGCTGTAGTTGATTTGATTTGCTTGTCTGATTTATTTGTCTTATTTCACACTCAGACGGAGAGCAACCATGATACCGCACTCACGCTGGCATGTGCTGGTGGTCACGAGGAGCTGGTGTCTGTGCTCATCGCACGTGGGGCCAATATTGAACACCGGGACAAGAAGGGTATGGGCTCCGTGGGTCTCTGTAGACTTATATTTAAGCGTGTGTGCCATTTATTGGGATTGGAGTCACTTAATGACCAACCACAATTAAACGTCCTTACAGTGACTCGTATAATGGAGCCATAGTAGTGTTAACTTACATAAAATCATTGCATTTTTAGAACATGCAtcgtatttttttattgttgctgcATTGCATTATGCTACTGATACAgaatataatttaaatgtatcATTAGGACTCGTGATTTGATGTGTTATTGAGTTTGCAGTGGTGTAACTGGTACCTTTTCCCTCCAGGTTTTACTCCTTTGATCCTGGCTGCAACAGCGGGTCATGTTGGGGTTGTGGAGATCCTGCTGGATAAAGGAGGGGACATTGAAGCCCAGTCAGAGAGGACTAAAGACACGCCTCTCTCCCTAGCCTGCTCCGGGGGACGACAGGAGGTGCTGCTTTTAACTCCTATCTACAGAACTGCTCTGTTCATATTTAGTCTTATTATGAAGTTTTCAgctcacactacacacataGATACTGCACCATCGTAATACTTGTAAAATCTGAATATtgatatataaaatgttatattatgCAGCATGAAAactaaaggattttttttttttttttttctttgtcttttttcgGCTCACAGGTGGTTGAACTGTTGCTGCTTCGTGGAGCCAATAAAGAGCACCGTAATGTTTCTGACTATACTCCCCTCAGTCTGGCTGCTTCAGGAGGCTACGTCAACATCATCAAAATCCTactgaacgctggtgctgaaatCAATTCAAGGTACAGCTAAATTGTCCAGAATACCTGCTTCCATGAGACTTTTCCAATGGTAAAATATTTAGCCTGTGCATTACTAATGTAAAGCATATCTTTTTATCACATCTTCACAACAGGACTGGCAGTAAACTGGGCATCTCTCCTCTGATGCTGGCTGCCATGAATGGACACGTTCCCGCagtgaagctgctgctggacatGGGTTCTGACATCAACGCTCAGATTGAGACCAACCGCAACACTGCGCTCACGCTGGCTTGCTTCCAGGGCCGTGCCGAGGTGGTCAGCCTGCTGCTGGATCGCAAGGCTAATGTGGAGCACCGTGCCAAGGTCAGTATGAGCATCTGACTCCTGTCTGTTCACAGCTGAACCTGCATCTCCGCTGGCATCTCTGTTCTGCTGTGTTGCTGTATGTCCAAATTCTATTTCTCataccccacccacccacagacGGGCCTGACCCCACTCATGGAGGCAGCCTCCGGTGGCTATGCAGAAGTAGGCCGTGTGCTTTTGGACAAAGGTGCCGATGTCAACGCCCCTCCTGTGCCCTCCTCCCGTGACACTGCGCTCACCATCGCAGCGGATAAAGGCCATTACAAGTTCTGCGAGCTGCTCATTAACAGGTTGGTTTGGCTCCTGCTGAGCTAAATGCTTTTTTAAGTGATTGCCTCATctgatgtcatgttttttttcaaacattccTTGCAGAGGGGCCCACATTGATGTGCGCAACAAAAAGGGGAACACACCCTTATGGCTGGCTGCAAACGGTGGCCATTTTGATGTCGTTCAGCTGCTTGTGCAGGCAGGCGCTGATGTGGATGCTGCAGACAACCGCAAGATAACCCCCCTCATGGCAGCGTTCCGCAAGGTACTACACATTAAACCCCTGCACATGTTGCCTATCAACAAAACTGAACTAAATGGGAACCTATAGTAATATAAAATTGTAACTATCAACCTGTAGCATAGTCACTGATTTATGCTAATCACAGACTACAGTTGTAAtctctaatattttttttagggtCATGTAAAAGTGGTGCAGTATTTGGTTAAGGAAGTGAATCAGTTCCCATCTGATATTGAGTGCATGAGATACATCGCCACCATTGCTGACAAGGTACTTCaattccaacttttttttttttttttttgtcagtgtaacacactcacatgtgcACAGATGTCTACTGTTGGTCACTCATAACTGATTGGACAGTGTTGTCAGTATCATGTGAACAGAAATGTGCATGAACTTATTTGTATCTGCCTgtctgcaggagctgctgaagaaatGCCACCAATGCATGGAGACTATAGTAAAAGCGAAGGACCAGCAGGCGGCTGAGGCCAACAAGAACGCCAgcatcctgctgaaagagctgGACTTGGAGAAGGTTTGTATGCAGCCCTGTGGATCTGCACTCGGATAAatttgggtttttgctcatggtATGGAAATCCAGCTACTGCAATCTGAGTGTTCATTTTTGGTGCGGCACCCACAGTCCCGCGAGGAGAGCAAGAAGCAGGCCCTGGCAGCCAAGCGTGAGAAGCGCAAGGAAAAGcgcaagaagaagaaagaggagcagaagcggaagctggaggaggaggaggctaaAGTGAAGGAAGTCTGCGAAATGCAGGACCAGGAGAAGGACTCTGCTGAAGGTACCAttagttgatgtttttttttttttcctggtgatTCTATGATGTGAAGAGTAGCCTCACAAATAAGTATTGATACTAATACTGATATTGACTAATACTGATACTgatatttaatgttaaataacgaCTTATAATGGGCTGGTTGTTTGGTAACACAGTTGCCTaacacttactaacattgtgtcctgGATAGTCccctctggaaaagggcatctgataaatagcGTAATTGTAAAGTCCTGTTAATTATAAAAGTGATCTTGCcaatattctaaaaaaaataattaattttttctatGCATATTGGGATTGTTtttatggaaaatatttttttttacattagagTCTACTCAGCTTTCCAGAAACTGCACTGGTTGTGTATGTGAGTTTGGTCGTTAACATTTTTTGGACCAGGCAGCAGATATATTAAGAAATGGAATACATCTCTTATGGCAGTTGGTATTGCTGAGAGGCTATATAGTACAGAAATCAGATGGATTTGTTAAATAgagaagaagtgtgtgtgctttctacttttaaatgtgtaaatccCTTAGGCGAGAAGTCTCTTCCTGATTAATCCTCTTTTTAATATTCCTTCAGAAACAGAGGTCCCTATAGAGCCCCCCagtgccaccaccaccacaaccatCGGCATCTCTGCGACCTCCACCACCTTCACTTCTGCTTTTGGCAAGAAGCGCTCCAATGTGGTAACCACGCCCAGCACCAACCGcaagaacaaaaagaacaagaccAAGGATTCACCGAGTGAGCCAATCATACTTCAAGACCCCCAGGTAGCACTGGCCCAGCAGAAGGCAGACAAAAACAAGATCCACGGAGAGCCCCGGGGCGGGGGGGCACCGGGCGGGAACAGCGACTCTGACAACCTGGACAGTGCCGACTGCAACAGTgagagcagcagcggcagcaaaAGCCAGGAACTAAACGACCtgccctcctcatcctcttcgtcatcttcatcctcctcatcagcTCCCCCAGGCCTCACACAGCCACAGCTGGTCTCTGAGAAGAGGCTGGGTCCCTCGCTGCAGAGCTCCAGAGAGGAGAAGGTCACAGTGTCCATTTCCAAACCACAGCAGAAGTAAGAATCTGCTTTTACATCAAATAATAAACTGATTTACAGATGCACTCTCTGATCAAATGTTCTTATGCGCGTTCCCAGTAAAATGTGTTCCTTTCTCTTCTTATTACAGAGTTCATGACAGCATCAGTGACTTCACAGCCACTTCCCTGCCTTCCTCATTCAAGACCATTTCACTGCCTGTGACCTCACCCAACAGCAAGATGAACCTCACCAGCCCCAAGAGAGGCCAGAAGAGAGAGGACGGCTGGAAAGAAGTAGTTCGCAGGTAAGGTTACTTTGGCTACTGAATATTTTGTATTGGCTGCTGGCTCTTTTACACTAGCATTTCAAAAGTCTTATAAACTTATGATTCAAATAATTCGATATTTAATGTGAagttttaatttattgttaGCAAAATAGTTTGTTTTCGGTTGTGCTCAGAGAGATTTTTGAATGGAACCACTTTTATTAATTAGAAAGTGTTAATAGACTGGAAGGGGTAATTTATTTGGCATGTTCAGACCTGTTGGGCATTTAAGGCCAATTTTTCCCTTAACTTTTGCCAGTTCTAATGCAATATCATATACATAACAATGGAGTATAATGGAGTTGCTAGTCCTTCATCCCCTGTAAGCAAATTTAGTAAATGTAAGCCTTGCGCTCTTTTCTGCTCCTCAGGTCTAAGAAGCTTTCGGTCCCAGCCTCAGTAGTGTCTCGTATTATGGGGCGTGGAGGCTGCAACATCACAGCGATCCAGGATGTGACTGGTGCACACATTGATGTGGACAAACAGAAGGACAAAAATGGAGAAAGGATGATAACTATCAGGTAGTTTGGACTGACTATGAGCAGCACATCCTCCTGTGACAAACTGCATGTTGTGTGTAGCTGAGATAGCTCTGAtcaaataaatcttttctcTCCCTCATCAGAGGTGGCACTGAGTCCACACGGCACGCCGTTCAGCTCATCAATGCTCTGATTCAGGACCCTGCCAAAGAACTGGAAGACCTGATTCCCCGAAATCACATCCGCACCCCTGGAACCAACACCAAAATCGGCTCAACATACACCACCTCTACTGGGGCAACCAGCACAACTGCGGCCAGCTCCAAAGGCCTGCCCGCCGTGGTGCCCTCCTCTGTCTCTTTTCAGTCGTCCTCATCCTCCACATCCCAACAGGGTGGCAAGCTGGGGAAGAACATGGCTTCTGGAGTCAGGCCTCCTTTTGTCTCCCTGCCACTGGCCTACGCCCATCCCCAGCTGGCGCTTCTGGCAGCCCAGACCATGATCCGGCACCCTCGCCTTCCTATGGCCCAGTTCGGTGGCACCTTCACCCCGTCTCCCAACACGTGGGGGCCGTTCCCCGTACGGCCAGTCAGCCCCGGCAGTGCCAACAGCTCTCCCAAACACAGTAGCGCTGCTGCACCTCGCCCTTCTCCTGCTGCACCCCTGCACCCCGAACATGCCACACCCACCCCGAGCAGTGTTGCTCTGGCAGTCTCTACGGCATCTTCACCCTGTACCACCTCCTCCAGCACCCCCACGCCTTCCTCTGTCAGGAAGCAGCTCTTCTCCACTGATCCAAAGCCCTGTATTGTGACGGCGGTCACAACAGCCTCCGGCAGCGTATGTGGCGTTCAGACAACCGCTGCACCCCTTAATTGTGCACCGAACACCCCCACTCCGCCTCCTGTGCCGATTGCAGTCCCAGCACAGCAGCCGCAGTCAGGCAAATTGGAGGCCACCATCAACACGTCTGGGAAGGAAAAGTCCTCAGCCGAGCTGGCCACGCCCTCCGGAGGTCCCACGTCAGAAGGCCCCGCCTCCACTGGGTCCCTGCATTTCCCTGCGTCACCCACAGTTCAGCCTCCACTGCCGGGCCAAACAGAGAGCCGGCAGCAACAGGCGTCCCTGCCCTTCCCCTCCAGCAGCGAGCCAAgctctgctgcttctgctgcctCCCCAGCCTGCGCCCCACTGCCCGCCTCTCGCCCGGtgcccaccagcagcagcacgatcaccaacaccagcagcacctTACCTCAGTACGCAACGCCCACGCCTGGAGTGTCTCCACGCATGCAGCCTACAGCCCCTTTCTACCCCATGGCCCCTGGAGCCCCGCTGCCGGAGCACCAGTCTGTCTTCGTGCCGCCCGGTGCCTCCCAGGAGCCCCTGAAGCAGCAGCCACCGCCTCCGCAGCCCAGCTTGGCCTCTGTGGGCATGACGCCGGTGTCCCTGCAGATGTCCTCCAACATGGGCATGATGAACGGCTCCCAGATGCATGTGCACGGCGCGAAGGCCCAGCTGCCGCCCAACTTTGGTCCTGCCACACTGTTTAACCATATCAGCAGCATCTTCGACAGCACCCAGGTGGGCAACAACCAAGTGTGGGGTGCATGCCCCCTACCCACCCGTACCCCACCGGAGCAGCCCTATAGTGCCCCGCCCACCTACATGGGAGCCATGGGGCAGATCGACAACGTTTTGCCCCCTCCTGATGGTTCCAAGGCACCAGGGTACCGCTGCGCCTCACAGAGAATGCCCAGCCccattggtgagtgtgtgtgtgtgtgtgtgtgtgtggtgcttaCGTTTTATAGAAGGTTTGGTTGAggtttataaaagaaaaaaaagataatccagttgtcaccaaaaaaaaaatgtgtgtgcacGTACTATGGTgatcaatttttaatttttattgtatatttttgaTTGTACTTAGATCACCATCTAAGTCTTATTTTAATCCTCCACAAAAATGGGGAAAAACGTCTCACATCAACCACCAAACTGCACTGGCTGAAAAGCAGTCGATTGTGATGCTACTTCATCATAAAAAAGCATTTCCATAAGATCTGCTATATTATGGAGATAATATGCTATATTTGTTACAAGTAAACTATATTTTTACTTTATGGctgatataaatattttttaattatggcTGATAAATAGGGATATACCAATGCTCTGTGACTCGCCTAAAATCGATGAAAACCGTGTGAGAAAAATATCATCTTTGATCAGCATGCGCTTCAGACAGAATATGATTGAAATGTTCTGAGAACCGCACCAGGAATCATAAATCATGAATTGCATCAAACTGCGACAGGCAGAAAATCACGTATGATCTCAGACGATTACGTACCGTTACTTGACTGTTTATTTAGCTTATACAGTCAGAACTTGGGGTTGAGTGAAATTGAGGACCTTGAATCAGTCTCATTATTCATTCCCACGTTTTTGCGGCATGTATGCATAGCTCTGTTTAATGGGGAGTGAATAAATAACAGTAGCTGAACACGTGTTGATGTGGACATGTGACCCTCTTGTGGTCCTCCCAGGAATGCACCCTATAGATCCCTCGGGCAACTCCATCTCCTCGTCCACGGCCCTCACGAGCTTCGCCACAAGCATTTCGGGCAGCCCAGTGTTCTTGCAGGGTCCAGCCCCAGTCGGGACTCCTTCCTTCAACCGCCAGCACTTCTCACCCCACCCCTGGAGCGCCTCCACCTCCTGTAAGAGAATCAGAGGCAAGGGGACCCAATCACGAACCCAGTTTACGGACACATGGTTGCGCTCAGAGCTCTTCCAGCACGCAGTATGTAGAAGAGCGTATGGCGCCTGGGTGTAGGGCCTTAGACTAAAgcttctttttgtgtgtgtgtgtgtgtgtgtgtgtgtgtgttttgtgttaatAGGTGAGTCCCCGGTGCCCTCTGTGTCTTCTGGGGCATCCTCGCCCCACTGCACGTCCACCGCTACGCCACAGATCCAGGCCAAACCCAGCAGCTCCAACCAACAGGACCGCAAAGTGCCCCAGCCCATTGGCACAGAACGCCTGGCACGCATCCGGCAGACCGGCTCAGTAAACCACACCATGCTGCCCACCAGTTACACACCAACAGTGGGCCAAGGGGGCATCTGGTCTTTTGGTGTGGGCAGTGCCACGGGTGAGTGGGGTCAGGGTGATCTGAAGAGCAAATTTGCCTGTGACGTGAGGGTTTTAACGCCGCGATGCGGCTCTTGTCCCTCTCAGAGGCCATGTCTGGCTGGTCTCAGCCCCTGATGGGAGGGCACATGATGCCCCAGCAGCTGCCAGAGCAGTCTGCCTTCTCTCAGCACCAGGCTATGGAGCGAGATGACACTGGTATCGTGGCGCCATCCAACACGTTCCACCAGCCCATGCCCACCAATTTCATGGATTTCCCCAAGGTTGGAACATTTAGCTTTAACACTCTGACCCCTCACATGACCCTGGAGGGAtttttaatttaacacaatCATGCGCTGTCCCCTCCCCAGGGTTTGCCCATGTCCATGTATGGAGGGGCAATGATGCCTCCACACCCACCTATAGCTGAGGGTCCTGGGGGTCCCGTGTACAATGGGCTTCACGCCACAGACCCGGCATGGAACCCCATACTAAAGGTTGTCCCCAACTCTGCAGAGAACTCAGACCCGCAGCAGGTAAGATGTCAGACGATGCTTTGTAGTGAAGGGGACATTTGTGCAGACACTCCATGATTCTGTTGACCTGAGACTTGGCTGTTCTTGTTGCAGGTGTGGACCGGAACCTGGGCGCCTCACGTGGGGAGTGTGCACCTGAATCATGTCAACTAACCTAGCGATCGAGGCATAGGACCAGTAACAAGAAACACACGTTAAAGAGAGGACgttttgaaaagagaattacgCGATTGCAAAGATGTTAACCTAAGAGTGTCCCCCCCCAAACCATTCAGACAGAGAGTAACCTAATTGGCCTGATGGACACTTTTTGATGTGcctaactaaataaaaaaagcgaAAAATCCAACATGGGCTTTAACGTGTTTACCACTGTCTATGAACAAATCGATTGCCTGTTCAACAGGATACATTCTCTGCGTAGTATAGCCATTTTGAAGCCCCATGTAAGGTGTTTTTGGTCCGCAGGGCTCAGTAGAACTGTGCGCTATTTATACCCGGCCAAGAACCTAGATGATTacataaagagagaaaaatcagACCTTTTAGAGTGGTAAATACATGTATAATTGTTTACATACTGAAAAAAGGGTTAAAATGAGAGTAAATTTCATGTCGTATAGTGGCTCTACTTTATGTAGCCTgtattaatgtgaaatatttaccTT
The window above is part of the Denticeps clupeoides chromosome 6, fDenClu1.1, whole genome shotgun sequence genome. Proteins encoded here:
- the ankhd1 gene encoding ankyrin repeat and KH domain-containing protein 1 isoform X1 — protein: MAWGKEILFSLQESFRIFSEGSMQDAVAGTAMLTDGFEDEIDSVTPRSPALGMGVGATPGAGLGGLGIGVGGKKVRLFGEAGGPTADRLDFKLAAAAVLSSGPGSGSDEDEVSEVESFILDQEDLDNPVLKTASELLLSSAADGTDLRTVDPETQARLEALLEAAGIGKLSTADGKAFADPEVLRRLTSSVSCALDEAAAALTRMRAENTLNASQADNLVIFSRSLAEACSDGDVNAVRKLLDEGRSVNEHTEEGESLLCLACSAGYYELAQVLLAMHANVEDRGIKGDITPLMAAASGGYVDIVKLLLVHGADVNAQSSTGNTALTYACAGGFLDVVKVLLKEGANIEDHNENGHTPLMEAASAGHVEVARVLLEYGAGINTHSNEFKESALTLACYKGHLDMVRFLLEAGADQEHKTDEMHTALMEACMDGHVEVARLLLDSGAQVNMPADSFESPLTLAACGGHVELAALLIERGANLEEVNDEGYTPLMEAAREGHEEMVALLLAQGANINAQTEETQETALTLACCGGFLEVADFLIKAGADIELGCSTPLMEAAQEGHLELVKYLLTAGANVHATTATGDTALTYACENGHTDVADVLLQTGADLEHESEGGRTPLMKAARAGHLCTVQFLLSKGAKVNRATANNDHTVVSLACAGGHLAVVELLLAHGADPTHRLKDGSTMLIEAAKGGHTNVVSYLLDYPNNILSVPTPDLSQLTPPSHDTSQAPRVPFQALAMVVPPQEPDRVPSSIATPPPVASKGVSKQRLSPLQSGTVTPGGLDADLLPPFHSYQPLECIVEETEGKLNELGQRISAIEKAQLQSLELIQGEPLTKDKIEELKKSREEQVQKKKKILKELQKVERQLQLKTQQQFTKEYMEAKGLKEETGLAAGVELPSTPLPLSATQLGSDTDGEGNNEGDQHLPAEEGDDEEDDEEEDEDDEDADYAKLPQVDTILYRETSQPPPPPPPQAHMLQGPPAPPLQTTGFVPIQPLASQQSTDFSSAEYPGSASPDLQRVMLGPPLQGLGLGQGLLTQANDSLMVATPAQTLTETLDDIMAAVSSRVPMLTTTTSPSPQPSSQTPISAVSPPSMLPLYPSVDIDAHTESNHDTALTLACAGGHEELVSVLIARGANIEHRDKKGFTPLILAATAGHVGVVEILLDKGGDIEAQSERTKDTPLSLACSGGRQEVVELLLLRGANKEHRNVSDYTPLSLAASGGYVNIIKILLNAGAEINSRTGSKLGISPLMLAAMNGHVPAVKLLLDMGSDINAQIETNRNTALTLACFQGRAEVVSLLLDRKANVEHRAKTGLTPLMEAASGGYAEVGRVLLDKGADVNAPPVPSSRDTALTIAADKGHYKFCELLINRGAHIDVRNKKGNTPLWLAANGGHFDVVQLLVQAGADVDAADNRKITPLMAAFRKGHVKVVQYLVKEVNQFPSDIECMRYIATIADKELLKKCHQCMETIVKAKDQQAAEANKNASILLKELDLEKSREESKKQALAAKREKRKEKRKKKKEEQKRKLEEEEAKVKEVCEMQDQEKDSAEETEVPIEPPSATTTTTIGISATSTTFTSAFGKKRSNVVTTPSTNRKNKKNKTKDSPSEPIILQDPQVALAQQKADKNKIHGEPRGGGAPGGNSDSDNLDSADCNSESSSGSKSQELNDLPSSSSSSSSSSSSAPPGLTQPQLVSEKRLGPSLQSSREEKVTVSISKPQQKVHDSISDFTATSLPSSFKTISLPVTSPNSKMNLTSPKRGQKREDGWKEVVRRSKKLSVPASVVSRIMGRGGCNITAIQDVTGAHIDVDKQKDKNGERMITIRGGTESTRHAVQLINALIQDPAKELEDLIPRNHIRTPGTNTKIGSTYTTSTGATSTTAASSKGLPAVVPSSVSFQSSSSSTSQQGGKLGKNMASGVRPPFVSLPLAYAHPQLALLAAQTMIRHPRLPMAQFGGTFTPSPNTWGPFPVRPVSPGSANSSPKHSSAAAPRPSPAAPLHPEHATPTPSSVALAVSTASSPCTTSSSTPTPSSVRKQLFSTDPKPCIVTAVTTASGSVCGVQTTAAPLNCAPNTPTPPPVPIAVPAQQPQSGKLEATINTSGKEKSSAELATPSGGPTSEGPASTGSLHFPASPTVQPPLPGQTESRQQQASLPFPSSSEPSSAASAASPACAPLPASRPVPTSSSTITNTSSTLPQYATPTPGVSPRMQPTAPFYPMAPGAPLPEHQSVFVPPGASQEPLKQQPPPPQPSLASVGMTPVSLQMSSNMGMMNGSQMHVHGAKAQLPPNFGPATLFNHISSIFDSTQVGNNQVWGACPLPTRTPPEQPYSAPPTYMGAMGQIDNVLPPPDGSKAPGYRCASQRMPSPIGMHPIDPSGNSISSSTALTSFATSISGSPVFLQGPAPVGTPSFNRQHFSPHPWSASTSCKRIRGESPVPSVSSGASSPHCTSTATPQIQAKPSSSNQQDRKVPQPIGTERLARIRQTGSVNHTMLPTSYTPTVGQGGIWSFGVGSATEAMSGWSQPLMGGHMMPQQLPEQSAFSQHQAMERDDTGIVAPSNTFHQPMPTNFMDFPKGLPMSMYGGAMMPPHPPIAEGPGGPVYNGLHATDPAWNPILKVVPNSAENSDPQQVWTGTWAPHVGSVHLNHVN